aagcctgcaagtactcccatgatcggccgtagtcttgagcccggaaaagatccgtttcgtccaagggatgaggacgaagaacccctagaggccgaagtgccctatttaagtgcaataggcgcattattgtacttagctcaatgcacaagaccggatatctcattcgcagtgaacttgttagctagacatagctctgcgccaacacgccgccattggattggtataaagacaatctttcgatacctaagaggtacgattgatatgggcttattctatccctacagagagaaaaggaatgacggaaaattgggatcggacccaaaaaggcaaaatgcccccgtccatggaatggccgccggccatattgccggcgccggcgccgccgccgctcatggtggccggcgtcctcctatctccctccatcaaaacgacaatgatgtcttgatgggctttgctgatgcagggtacctctctgaccctcacaaaggtcgctcccaaacaggttatgtctttaccatgggaagcactgcgatatcttggaggtctacgaaacagacccttgttgctacttcctcaaatcatgcagagattattgctctacatgaagctgtacgtgaatgtgtatggttaaggtctgtaattcgacacattcaaggaagttgtggtttgaagtctaccacagatgaccctacatgcatttatgaggataatgcagcttgtattgaacaaatgaagttaggtttcatcaagggtgacaacaccaagcatatatcgcctaagttcttttataatcagcaacaacaatcacttctaaagattgaagtgaatcaaatccgatcagaggataatgtagcggacttattcactaagtcgttacctaaatccaccttcgagaaacatgtgaagagcatcggattgagaaagttatccgaactcccacgattgtagcaatcagggggagatatcgacatcagggggagttatgatgtctacatgttcgatctcgaagagtgaaggacgtgttgtgctctttttgtccttcgaccaggattatttttgtcccacagggtttttgttacctggcaaggtttttaacgaggcaacggatgaagcgtcaccaccaagtttgagcggcacaagggggagtgttgaaggaaaatcaagtttagtgtgccttatcaaactaggaataggaataggagagaaggttctagatttcccaatcctacacggattggtattccttgtaacattagattatgcactttgtaatccctatatatagggctcctattctctataatgaaatacacttctctcatcaatctctctcaataccaatatacttaaacaagtAGTACTGATCTCTCTTTAAGAACTTATTTTGAGCTTTCGTTTTTTCTAGGTGGAAAAGATTCCTGAATCATTTCAGTCGGTTGACCAGTACTTTGGGTCTTATCTGTATCCTTTATTGGAAGAAACTCGAGCTCAGTTACATTCCAGTATGGAAACTATTGACAGTGCTCCATTTGCGGAAGTAGTTGATTTTAAAGAGTCCAAGCCATATGGAACAAAGCAATATACAGTCAAGGTTGATTGTTGGCGAAACAGGTTCAGTGAACGTGGCAATGATCCATACAAAACTTTGCCTGGGGATCTTTTTATTTTAGCAAATGCTAAACCTGAAACTGTTTCTGAATTACAACTGGCTGGCAGGTCATGGTCTTTTGTATCTGTAACTCATCTTGTGTCTAACATCTCACaaattcagaaaaaagatgagaATGGGGATGAGGAAACTTCTCTTTGTTTTAAAATCGAGTCTTCAAAAGAGTTTGAAGTCGATGATAGCACATCACTGTTTATTGTTTTCTTGTTGAATTTAATCCCCAGTCGAAGAATATACAAAGCATTGTACATGCAGGGAAATTTGACAATTATCAAAGAAGTTCTATGCTCTGATTCTGTGGTAAGACCTCAAGGATTAATAGATTAGGTTAATTTTCCGTTTCATTTATTAACATGGTACACTGCTAACAATACAACATACAATATGTAATGCAACACTAACCACAGATCATATAAATCTGTCAGTGCACTACTTCTTCATAGTTAACCAAATCTCTTAATAATGGTTTGATAATTTAGGCTACAATGTCTTCCTGTTTAAAGTGAAAAAATACAAAATCTTTCTTAACTTTATTAAACTTTTACAACTCAAGTTATTGGCacttattctctctctctctctctctctctctctctctctctctctctctctctctctctcatctgatTATTTCATTTGACATTTCAAATTGCAGAACTTCTGTAGTTATGTTTCTATGTTGACAACTATTGTTGGAACTGACTGAAAAGATTATGCTTGATGACAGGCTCAGGAAAATCCTTCCTATGAGAAGAATAATGACATCATGGAGAAGGGGTTAGATGAGAATTTATTGTCAGGACTTAATGAGGCCCAAACTGGGGCAGTTTTGGCTTGTCTTGGAATGCGGCATTGTGGTGCAAAGTCTTCGGTGGAACTTATATGGGGTCCTCCTGGGACAGGAAAAACTAAAACAATCGCTACTCTGCTTTTTACTCTGTTAAAGAAGAATTGTAGGACTCTTATTTGTGCCCCAACAAATGTTGCAATAACTGAAGTTGCTTCTCGTCTTCTGAAAATGGTGACAGAAGCGGAGTCCAATGCAATGTTTTGTTCAGTTGGAAAAATCCTTTTACTTGGGAATAAGGAACGACTCAAACTCAAAGTTGGTTCAGATATTGAAGAGATATATTTGGGCCACCGTATTGAAAAAATCATCGAGTGCATAGGACCACAAACTGGTTGGAGGCATTGCTTTGCTTCCATGATAAATTTACTTGAAGATTGTGTTTGTGATTACAATATTTACTTGGGCAATGAGTTGACTGAACTCACTGAAGGGGAAGAACAAAATAGTGCTCGTGAAGTGAATGATGAACGCAGAAGTGGACCAGGAGTTAGCGAGGGGAAGTGCAAAACATTTCTTGAATATTTCAGAAATAGATTTCTCTCTACCGCATTGCCACTAAGATATTGCATTTCTATCTTCTGTACCCATATGACCAAAAGCTGCATTCCAGAACACATATTCAAGGATATGGTTTCTCTTATCCTCTTAGTTGATTCCTTTGGGATGCTGTTGTTTGAAGGTAATGTTATTTCAGAAGCATTGGAAGGCCGTTTTTCTTGTTCAGAGGTTGAGGGTGTATCTGAGTTATATGTAGCTGACTCAATTCCTCTTGTCATGAAGAGAAAGGAATGCCTTGTAGCTTTACGCACTCTACAGTATTCTCTTAGTAAACTTCAACTTCCAGATTTTAGGAACGGAACTGATCTAATGGATTTATGTTTCCTAGGTGCATCCTTAGTATTTTGCACTGCATCTAGTTCATTTAAGCTGCATAGACAGGAAATGGAGCCATTTACCTTTGTGGTTATTGATGAAGCTGCACAGTTGAAAGAGTGCGAGTCAACTATACCCCTGCAACTACCAGGAGTAAAACATGTAATTCTTGTTGGTGATGAACGCCAATTGCCAGCTATGGTGAAAAGCAATGTAAGTTGCAGCTTTAGCATTATATAACCTGTGTTTCTTACTGCACTTCATCTTTTATctccaatttttttcttctatagGTTTCTCAAGAAGCTGGTTTTGCAAGAAGCTTGTTTGAGAGGTTAAGCACAATGGGTCACCCAAAACACCTTCTAAATATGCAGTACAGAATGCATCCGTCAATAAGTTTCTTCCCAAATTCTAGTTTCTATAATAACCTGATCCTGGATGCTCCAAATGTCACAAAAAAAAGCCATGAGAAGCACTATCTTCCAGGGCCAATATATGGTCCTTATTCTTTTATAAATGTAAATGATGGAAGAGAGGAGAAGGATGAGGATGGACATAGTCGAAAGAATATGGTTGAGGTTGCTATTGTTTTGAAAGTACTGCGGAATCTTTACAAAGGTATGTTGGATTTGTGTCTCATCTCAGTATTTTCCAAGTTTTTGGTTTCCAAATggatattttttattatatttttatgttaaataatagtgtagtTGTATACATTTATTTATCAAATGGCCGTTCTGTATGCATTTGCTTTTAGACATTCCCTTGAATATCAGCATGTTAACAGTgtgaaaaacattaaaaaatttATAGCATGCGGGCTTTCCTTTTGGATAAATCTGCACAACTTCAGTGAAACATTGTCATATGATCCTGACCAATGCAtattatatgtttttttttttgctcatgTCTTAAATCTCTAAGAACAAGACTCTATACAAGTTTTAGTTGTTGCACTTGTCACCAAACTCTCATGTCCTTACCTTGACCCATGAAGCTGTCAAGGTTGAGGTCACAAACATCACAATATGTGTTGCCAAATCATTGTGCTTTAATTATTATCTTTTAGAGTTTAATCTTCGTCTTTTTCTTGCATACAGAATGGTTGAATTCAAAACAGAAACTCAATGTTGGTGTGGTATCTCCCTATGCTGCTCAAGTAGTGGCAATTCAGGAAAATCTTGGACAAAAGTATGACAATCTTGATGGCTTTAAAGTGAAGATAAATACAGTTGATGGGTTCCAGGGTGGGGAAGACGACATAATTATAATGTCCACTGTAAGATCCAACAGCCATCAATCACTTCAGtttatttcaaatattcaaagaGTCAATGTTGCTCTCACAAGGGCTAGGTATGGTTTACTTTTGCTTGAATTTGTATGCTTTTCTAATCTCATCAATAAGTTTTGTGGAAATACCTATTGATCCTCTGATGACTTTAGGCACTGTCTCTGGATTTTGGGCAACGAAAAAACTCTATGCAGTAGTGATTCTGTTTGGAAGGACTTGGTTCTTGATGCCAAAAGTCGTGAATGCTTCTTTAATGCTGATCAAGACAAGGATTTGGCCAAGGCCATAGTAGACGTAAAGAAAGAGTTGGACCAATTGGATGATTTGCTCAACGCCGACAGCATACTTTTCAAAAATGCCAGATGGAAGGTAAAGGACTTGGTGTTATTTGTTTCTTCATTCTCTGTTTTActctttaatttccaagaatttcATACAATGGCACATAGTCCATATTTTTTCTGACTTTGGACTATTTGGTTACACAGGTGCTTTTTAGTGATAACTTTTTGAAGTCATTCAAGAAACTGACGTCAGCCTCTTTGAAGAAGTCAGTGCTAAACCTTCTACTGAAGCTTTCAACAGGCTGGAGACCTAGGAAGCGCAATGTAGAGACAGGTTGTAGTAGCTCTTCACTAATCTTGAAGAAATTTAAGGTTAAATCTCTATATATTGTTTGCACAACAGACATTGCAAAGGATATTGTTTGCACAACAGACACTGCGAAGGATATGAGATACATTCAAATATTAAAGGTCTGGGACATATTGCTCCTGGAGGATATCCCAAAGTTGGAATATCGCCTGGAGACTATTCTAAACAGATATACAGATGATTTTATTAGTCTTTGCAAGGAGAAATATCTTGAGGGGTATGTTGTATATTTGTCATAATAATCTTGAAATCCATCTCTTCATATAATGAACTTTTAAACAAGTTACTGATTGATATCTTTGGTTCTCATTTGTGACCAGTGATTTAGAAGTTCCACAGAGCTGGCCACTTTCTCTGGAATTTTCCCGGTTCAAAGATCCTACTGTCACTGAAACCAAGAGAGATTTTGTTGGTGACACTTCTGATGGCAGGAGTTATGTTGAGAATTCACAGGTCAGCGAGAGTTTGTTGCTAATGAAATTTTACTCTTTATCATCTGGTTTGGTGAACCACTTACTCTCTGACTCTGGGGTAGAGAATTGGATCTCCCGTTTGAAGTTACAGACCAAGAAAGGGAGATTATACTTCATCATAGAAGTTCTTTTATAGTTGGACGGTCAGGTACTGGGAAGACCACCGTCTTAACCATGAAGTTATTCCAAAGAGAACAATGGCACCATTTGGCTGTGCAGGGATGTTATGGTACTGAAAACAGCAATGATGAGCAAAGTTCTGCAACTACTGAAGGGAAAATTCTACGCCAGCTTTTCGTTACAGTGAGTCCTAAGCTATGTTTTGCCATCAAGCAACATGTTACACATTTGAAAAGGTGAGAAGACTACTCATTGAAAAGATATTTAATGTGATTATAAGTATTATGTAGTAAATCATTACACAGTGCTTCTTGTCTTATAAACAATACTTAGATTATGGGTTTGATTGCAATATTATTCTTATGggtgaggggaaaaaaaaaatgaattttgggTAAATAAAAAGTTGTATTTCTGTTATATCATGGATGACAGTTTGAAGTTTGATGCACCATTTTATTCGTCTACTAACATTATTCTGCTTTAGTACCTACTTTGCTAGATAAGCAATGCTGATGTACTTGGTTGTACAAGATGCTCTTTCTGTCCTGACTTCTGACTCTAAATTTTTCTGCATCATGTTTTCTATGTTCGCAGTTTTGCGTGTGGTGGAAGTGACCCAGCTGAAAGAAGTTTGATTGATATAGTTGATTTTGATGAGGAGCAATCCCAATTCAAGGATATCCAAGATTCATTTCATGATATTCCTCCGAGTTCTTACCCTCTTGTGATAACATTCTATAAGTTCCTGATGATGCTTGATGGAACATTGAGTAACTCATACTTCGCAAGGTTCTGCGATGCATCACTTCCTCATGGCCAATTTAGAAATTCGAGATCAGTTGTGTTCCAGGCCTTTATAAGGACAAAAGAAGTCAATTATGAGAGGTTCAGTTCATCATATTGGCCCCATTTTAATACTCAGCTAACTAAGAACCTTGATGTTGCAAGAGTCTTTACAGAGATTATTTCTCATATAAAAGGTGGCTTGGGAGCTATAGAAGCATGTGATGGGAAGCTCAGCCGGGAGGATTATGTTAAATTGTCAGATGGCCGAGCTTCTAATTTAAGCAAGCAAAACAGAGAACAGATATATGAGATATTTCAAGCTTATGAAAAAATGAAGATGGAAAATAATGAATTTGATCTGGCTGACTTTGTAAATGATCTTCAACGTCGACTCAAGCATGAGAAATATGTGGGTGATCAGATGGattttatttatattgatgAGGTTCAAGATCTCACAATGAGTCAAATTgctttgttcaaacatatgtgcAACAATGTTGATGAGGGATTTGTTTTTTCTGGTGATACAGCACAAACAATTGCCAGGGGTATTGATTTTAGGTTCCAAGATATACGACATCTGTTCTACAAGAAGTTTGTGTTGGATTCAAGAAGCAAGAAgcaagatgaaagaaaaggaaaaggccAAATTTCTGAAATATATCATTTGACTCAAAACTTCCGTACGCATGCTGGTATATTGAAGTTATCACAGAGCATTATTGAGCTACTATATCGCTTTTTTCCTCTTTCAATTGATGTTTTAAAACCAGAAAGCAGTCTGATTTATGGGGAAGCTCCGGTTGTGCTTGAATctggagaaaatgaaaatgcaaTCATCAAAATATTTGGAAATAGTGGAAATATAGTTGGCTTTGGTGCAGAGCAGGTGATATTGGTACGAGATGATAGTACTCGAAAAGAAATTTCCAATGTTGTTGGGAAGCATGCTCTTGTCCTAACCACAGTTGAGTGCAAGGGCCTTGAGTTTCAGGTAATCACAAATATATGCTCATATATTTGACTTTTAATGGCACAGAAGTTTTATCAAtgatttaaatttaattttgtttttaagaATGCATCTGCAGTGGATTAATTCTTCTtctatatttctttttcttcttttatttatattCAAACATCATTTTCCTAGGGAATTACTTTTTTGTTGATATTGGCTTTACATCAGAATTTGAATTGTTTTGTGCTGCAATAATATTTGATTGTGATATTCAGTCAGCTGGATCTTGACATGTTTTtgaaatctatatatatttttggtttATTTCTGACATTTGTATATTGTCTTTGCAGGATGTACTCTTGTACAACTTTTTCAGCTCATCTCCGTTGAAAAATCAATGGAGGGTTATTTATGATTACATGAAGGAACAAGATTTACTCGACTCTACATTACCCAAGAAATTTCCAAGTTTCAGTGAAGCGAAACACAACATATTATGCTCTGAATTGAAGCAATTATATGTTGCTGTTACTCGCACAAGACAGAgattgtggatttgtgaaactGTAGAGGAGATTTCAAAACCCATGTTTGACTATTGGAAGAAAAAATATCTTGTGCAAGTTAGGCGACTTGATGATTCACTTGCACAAGCCATGCAAGTTGCAAGCAGCACAGAGGAGTGGAGATCCCGTGGGATTAAGGTTTGCTCAGTCTTTATATCTAACAGTTTTGGAAAATAGTACTAATAAAGAAGAGATATGAACTATGAAAAGAGTTGATATTGCAGTAATACTCAATATACCACACTTGCTCACTAGTATTCATGATATATTTTAAGCAACATGCCACTATTTTCAGTACTTTTTCTCACTTGTTCTATATGTTTCTTGTAGCTATATCGTGAGAATAACTATGAAATGGCCACAATGTGCTTTGAAAGAGCTGGTGACACTTACTGGGAACAAAGGTCCAAAGCTGCTGGCCTTAAAGCTATTGCTGACCGTATGCGAATGTCAAATCCTGAAGAGGCTAATTCTATTCTTAGGGAAGCTGCTGAAATATTTGATGCTATAGGGAAGGCTGATTCTGCTGCAAGATGTTTTTCTGATTTGGGGGAATACGAAAGAGCAGGTATGCCTATTTTTACATCATTTTACCTTTGTCTACAAGCAATTATATTAGTGTGAAATGGTGATGTTGTTTCTGTGATTTTGTTTGATCTATCATCTGTTAGACTTGAATCTTCAATTTTTTGCTTCCTGTTTGTGTGTGTACTCCCGATTAGTGATGAAATCTCTATggaattcatttttttaattctattgGTGCAGCCAGGATATATTTTGAGAAATGTGGTGATACTGAATTGGAAAGAGCTGCTGAATGTTTTACTCTAGCAGGATGCTATGAGGATGCTGCAGATGTGTATGCTAaaggcaatttttttttagagtgtCTCTCTGTCTGTGCCAAAGGCAAACTATTTGATAAAGGTTTGGGATACATCGATTATTGGAAAAGGCATGCAGTAGAGAACTCTTCTTTAACTAGAGGAGGAGAGGGGATACATAAGATGGAACAAGAATTTCTAGAGAGCTCTGCACTCCACTATCATAAGATGAAAGATAAAAGATCCATGATGAAATTTGTTAAAGCCTTCCAGTCTATATCATTGATGCGGAATTTTTTGAGGCGTTTAGGTAGCCTTGATGAACTTCTTTTGCTGGAAGATCAATTTGGAAACTATTTGGAAGCTTCGGAGATTGCACAGATTAAGGGAGAAATTCTACTTAAATCCAATTATCTTGGAAAGGCAGGTGAATTCAAAGATGCCTCAATGCATATCCTATTCTATGTACTTGCCAGCTCTCTTTGGTCATCTGGCAGCAAGGGCTGGCCCATGAAGAAGTTTGCACAACAGGCAGCTCTTTTGAAAAAAACCAAGTCAGTTGCCAAGAATGAGACAGACGACTTTTATGAGTTGGTTTGCACTGAGGTTGATATCTTATTGAATGAACAGGATAATTTGGCTGTGTTTCATCAAATGAAGGCTTCTCAGAGACATGCAAGTATTATAGGTGAAGTGTTATCTGCTCGAAAAATGTTGGATTCCCATTTTTCTCTGAGGACTGATAAGTACTTGTGGGAAAAAGAATTGATCAGTGATTTTGCGAAGCATTCTGAAGACATGATATCCCAAAACCAGGTTTCCATCGAATCACTAGTTTACTTCTGGAATTTTTGGAAGGAAAAGATTGTTCTCGTGATTGAATGTCTAGGATGCCTTGAAACCCAAGATGTTAATGTAAACAGAAGTTATCAAAAGTTTTGTTTAAACTACTTGGGAGTATGGAGGCTATCTAATCAAATGAATCCTGTGTACGTTTTACTCTTCCCTGATGCTGATTGGGTCAGAGATGTGGACAAAAGCTATTTCCAAAGTCATGGGAAGCTGGTCTCCATTGATGTTCGCCAGCTTATTTCAGCTGCTCAGAAATATTGGAGTTCAGAACTGCTTGCTGTAGGCATTATGGTTTTGGAAAAGCTTGATGAGCTTTCCAAGTTCTCTATCAAGAGTTCTGATTCAACATTCTTCCAGAGCAGGGCTCTTACCTTCATCTATGATGTTGCGGTGTATCTCTTGAATTGCAAATGTTTGAAGAGAAGGCCTCAAGATGCCAAGGCACTGCAGAAATTTGTAACTTTCTCAACTGAAAGGTTTGTTGCTTGCGTGTTTCCTTTAGATTGGAGGGAATCATTTAGAGAGAATATGATTTCTCTTAGAAGAACTGATGCTTCAAAGAATGTGCTGAATCAAGTTATAGTTGAATACATCAGCTCAAAGAACGAGCTGTCTTATGGTCAAATTGGAAGGATCGCAATGACCATTCTCGGGTCTGGTAAGCTGAATTTTGAACTATGTAAGAAGCTTGTGAAAAAGTTGGACTCCAATCCACCATGGAAGGACTTTATTGAGAACCTATGTGCGAGTACTGAACCTGGAAATACCAGTCAGAAGCCTAGAGAGGTGTCTGTTATGTGGCTATTATCTGAGGCTTTAGTTGAAACTTATGATGCAAACTGGAGGGTTGTTAAAGACTACATATCACCTGGTTGTTTCTTGTATCTTGTGGAGCGTCTTCTGATTTGGGCTTCTCAATGTCGAGGTTATGTTATCACCACAAGTTCTTGTTTCACTGAATGGCTGATGTACCAGGATGAAGATACTCATGTGAAACCATCTATAGAAGGCATCCTTCATTTTGTTATTAATGTGGTTACCGAATGCCTTGGTAACAAGGCAGATCTGATTGAATGGATTAGAAAGTCTAATGCAGATTGGAATACCTGTTATTCACTACTCGTGCCAAGATTGGTCTTTCTACTATGTTTGCTTTGTGTGAACTTTGGAATATGCTTGGATGTACTCTCTGATGTGCTGGGAAGGAGCTATATCACTGAACAACTTCCATGGGAATTTTACGACACCCTTAAGAGGCGGAGGAGGAACAATTTTCTGAATATAAATGTGGAAGTGCTTGCAGCAGCTCTCAAGAAGATTCACAATACTTTGGTAATTGCTAGTTTTGGGTTTGATTGTTCAAGGTTCGTATGCCCAGATGCCATCTTTGTTGACATGAAGGCCATTCAGTCCAAGGATGACCTATTCAGAATAATGTTTCCTAAACCACCAGTCATTCAAGTTGCACCAGGTCGAATTGGATTTGTTGAAGCTGGAGGTAATACTCTTTGTGATGGTGTACTTTCTGTAAATGATATCGATGCAGGGAAGAGCTCTTTAAACTCCAACTTGGTGGGAGACACTGATGAGCTGCTTGATGCTGAAGACGGTCAGAGTAGAGGTGAGGAAATCTGCAAAGCCAATGTGTCTACACCAATGTGTCCACAACCTGATGCAGTCTCGGCTTCTACTTCTGCAACCCAAGCAAACAAAAAGGGCAACCGCAAGAATAATACTAAGAAAAATAAGGCGCGAAGAGGCCGAAAGTAGCCATCACATGCAACTTG
Above is a genomic segment from Rosa chinensis cultivar Old Blush chromosome 3, RchiOBHm-V2, whole genome shotgun sequence containing:
- the LOC112191784 gene encoding LOW QUALITY PROTEIN: uncharacterized protein LOC112191784 (The sequence of the model RefSeq protein was modified relative to this genomic sequence to represent the inferred CDS: deleted 2 bases in 1 codon) translates to MVGLTETLFSWSLEDIFNEDLYKNKVEKIPESFQSVDQYFGSYLYPLLEETRAQLHSSMETIDSAPFAEVVDFKESKPYGTKQYTVKVDCWRNRFSERGNDPYKTLPGDLFILANAKPETVSELQLAGRSWSFVSVTHLVSNISQIQKKDENGDEETSLCFKIESSKEFEVDDSTSLFIVFLLNLIPSRRIYKALYMQGNLTIIKEVLCSDSVAQENPSYEKNNDIMEKGLDENLLSGLNEAQTGAVLACLGMRHCGAKSSVELIWGPPGTGKTKTIATLLFTLLKKNCRTLICAPTNVAITEVASRLLKMVTEAESNAMFCSVGKILLLGNKERLKLKVGSDIEEIYLGHRIEKIIECIGPQTGWRHCFASMINLLEDCVCDYNIYLGNELTELTEGEEQNSAREVNDERRSGPGVSEGKCKTFLEYFRNRFLSTALPLRYCISIFCTHMTKSCIPEHIFKDMVSLILLVDSFGMLLFEGNVISEALEGRFSCSEVEGVSELYVADSIPLVMKRKECLVALRTLQYSLSKLQLPDFRNGTDLMDLCFLGASLVFCTASSSFKLHRQEMEPFTFVVIDEAAQLKECESTIPLQLPGVKHVILVGDERQLPAMVKSNVSQEAGFARSLFERLSTMGHPKHLLNMQYRMHPSISFFPNSSFYNNLILDAPNVTKKSHEKHYLPGPIYGPYSFINVNDGREEKDEDGHSRKNMVEVAIVLKVLRNLYKEWLNSKQKLNVGVVSPYAAQVVAIQENLGQKYDNLDGFKVKINTVDGFQGGEDDIIIMSTVRSNSHQSLQFISNIQRVNVALTRARHCLWILGNEKTLCSSDSVWKDLVLDAKSRECFFNADQDKDLAKAIVDVKKELDQLDDLLNADSILFKNARWKVLFSDNFLKSFKKLTSASLKKSVLNLLLKLSTGWRPRKRNVETGCSSSSLILKKFKVKSLYIVCTTDIAKDIVCTTDTAKDMRYIQILKVWDILLLEDIPKLEYRLETILNRYTDDFISLCKEKYLEGDLEVPQSWPLSLEFSRFKDPTVTETKRDFVGDTSDGRSYVENSQVSESLLLMKFYSLSSGLVNHLLSDSGVENWISRLKLQTKKGRLYFIRSSFIVGRSGTGKTTVLTMKLFQREQWHHLAVQGCYGTENSNDEQSSATTEGKILRQLFVTVSPKLCFAIKQHVTHLKSFACGGSDPAERSLIDIVDFDEEQSQFKDIQDSFHDIPPSSYPLVITFYKFLMMLDGTLSNSYFARFCDASLPHGQFRNSRSVVFQAFIRTKEVNYERFSSSYWPHFNTQLTKNLDVARVFTEIISHIKGGLGAIEACDGKLSREDYVKLSDGRASNLSKQNREQIYEIFQAYEKMKMENNEFDLADFVNDLQRRLKHEKYVGDQMDFIYIDEVQDLTMSQIALFKHMCNNVDEGFVFSGDTAQTIARGIDFRFQDIRHLFYKKFVLDSRSKKQDERKGKGQISEIYHLTQNFRTHAGILKLSQSIIELLYRFFPLSIDVLKPESSLIYGEAPVVLESGENENAIIKIFGNSGNIVGFGAEQVILVRDDSTRKEISNVVGKHALVLTTVECKGLEFQDVLLYNFFSSSPLKNQWRVIYDYMKEQDLLDSTLPKKFPSFSEAKHNILCSELKQLYVAVTRTRQRLWICETVEEISKPMFDYWKKKYLVQVRRLDDSLAQAMQVASSTEEWRSRGIKLYRENNYEMATMCFERAGDTYWEQRSKAAGLKAIADRMRMSNPEEANSILREAAEIFDAIGKADSAARCFSDLGEYERAARIYFEKCGDTELERAAECFTLAGCYEDAADVYAKGNFFLECLSVCAKGKLFDKGLGYIDYWKRHAVENSSLTRGGEGIHKMEQEFLESSALHYHKMKDKRSMMKFVKAFQSISLMRNFLRRLGSLDELLLLEDQFGNYLEASEIAQIKGEILLKSNYLGKAGEFKDASMHILFYVLASSLWSSGSKGWPMKKFAQQAALLKKTKSVAKNETDDFYELVCTEVDILLNEQDNLAVFHQMKASQRHASIIGEVLSARKMLDSHFSLRTDKYLWEKELISDFAKHSEDMISQNQVSIESLVYFWNFWKEKIVLVIECLGCLETQDVNVNRSYQKFCLNYLGVWRLSNQMNPVYVLLFPDADWVRDVDKSYFQSHGKLVSIDVRQLISAAQKYWSSELLAVGIMVLEKLDELSKFSIKSSDSTFFQSRALTFIYDVAVYLLNCKCLKRRPQDAKALQKFVTFSTERFVACVFPLDWRESFRENMISLRRTDASKNVLNQVIVEYISSKNELSYGQIGRIAMTILGSGKLNFELCKKLVKKLDSNPPWKDFIENLCASTEPGNTSQKPREVSVMWLLSEALVETYDANWRVVKDYISPGCFLYLVERLLIWASQCRGYVITTSSCFTEWLMYQDEDTHVKPSIEGILHFVINVVTECLGNKADLIEWIRKSNADWNTCYSLLVPRLVFLLCLLCVNFGICLDVLSDVLGRSYITEQLPWEFYDTLKRRRRNNFLNINVEVLAAALKKIHNTLVIASFGFDCSRFVCPDAIFVDMKAIQSKDDLFRIMFPKPPVIQVAPGRIGFVEAGGNTLCDGVLSVNDIDAGKSSLNSNLVGDTDELLDAEDGQSRGEEICKANVSTPMCPQPDAVSASTSATQANKKGNRKNNTKKNKARRGRK